One segment of Pelecanus crispus isolate bPelCri1 chromosome 2, bPelCri1.pri, whole genome shotgun sequence DNA contains the following:
- the MTPAP gene encoding poly(A) RNA polymerase, mitochondrial — MAHRAGGRALSLLQGRLRLPGPAAAAGGCAGPGQARLGSSGAAVQRAPQAAGAAEAGEDAEVSVRKKTFTEVQTERLEQAERTVLIKCPPKLNEKKLLQYLSSHGNINSHFFFENRGIHALIEFSEKDSIASLQDAIGIPSAAEHHVVPFKSRLFTFMLKNPVNQAAEETPVHLSPQSHIPVKELIQKLCHAHDISSQMYILLNEYQLTEENIKLRFLACSLVRDFTRAYFPDSTVKPFGSSVNTFGKLGCDVDMFLDFHDIQKHATKMKKGPFEMEYQMKRLPSERLATQKILSVIGDCLDNFGPGCVSVQKILNARCPLVKFSHQATGFQCDLSVSNSIAVKSSELLYIYGCLDSRVRALVFSVRCWARVHGLTNSVPGTWITNFSLTMMIMFFLQKRSPPIIPTLDQLKELADEKDKHVIGGYDCSFLSDLSKIKPTKNTETLDVLLGDFFEYFGNFDFRRNSINLRKGKEVNKPESSPLYIWNPFEQDLNISKNVNQPQLEKFVAMARESAWILQKEDKTQRMISKEPWGLAALLIPFGKSNPSKMKNRMKGIGSETIRSLLDSLKLNNANSLQKAVGK, encoded by the exons ATGGCGCACCGCGCGGGCGGACGGGcgctctccctgctgcagggccGCCTGCGCctcccgggcccggcggcggcggccggcggctgCGCGGGCCCCGGGCAGGCCCGCCTCGGCTCCTCCGGCGCCGCGGTGCAGAGGGCGCCGCAGGCAGCCGGCGCCGCGGAGGCGGGTGAAG ATGCTGAAGTCAGTGTCAGAAAGAAGACATTCACTGAGGTTCAAACAGAACGGTTGGAGCAAGCAGAACGGACTGTTTTAATTAAGTGCCCACCAAAACTTAACGAAAAGAAATTATTGCAGTATTTATCCAGTCATGGAAACATTAACAGTCACTTCTTTTTTGAAAATCGT GGTATCCATGCTTTAATagaattttctgaaaaggaCAGTATAGCCTCTTTGCAGGATGCTATTGGAATCCCAAGTGCTGCAGAGCATCATGTTGTCCCATTTAAATCTAGACTTTTTACTTTTATGCTGAAAAACCCAGTGAATCAAGCTGCTGAAGAGACCCCAGTTCACCTCTCTCCTCAGTCTCACATTCCAGTGAAAGAGCTTATTCAAAAGCTTTGTCATGCACATGAT ATAAGCAGTCAGATGTACATTCTACTGAATGAATATCagcttacagaagaaaatatcaaGCTGCGATTTCTGGCCTGTTCTCTGGTTCGGGATTTCACACGTGCATATTTTCCAGACAGCACGGTAAAGCCATTTGGCTCTTCAGTCAACACCTTTGGCAAACTGGGATGTGATGTGGACATGTTTCTGGACTTCCATGATATACAAAAGCATGCTACAAAAATG AAAAAAGGTCCCTTTGAAATGGAATATCAGATGAAAAGACTACCATCAGAAAGACTAGCAACTCAGAAAATTCTTTCTGTGATTGGTGATTGCCTTGATAATTTTGGTCCTGGATGTGTGAGTGTACAGAAGATACTCAATGCTCGCTGCCCGCTGGTGAAATTTTCCCATCAAGCGACAGGATTCCAGTGTGATCTGTCAGTGAGCAACAG CATTGCTGTAAAAAGTTCAGAACTCTTATATATCTATGGCTGTCTTGATTCCCGCGTAAGAGCACTAGTGTTCAGTGTACGATGTTGGGCCCGTGTTCATGGACTTACAAATAGCGTTCCTGGTACCTGGATTACTAACTTCTCTCTAACCATGATGATCatgttttttctgcaaaagagaTCACCACCTATCATTCCAACGCTAGACCAACTTAAAGAACTGGCAG atgaaAAAGACAAGCATGTAATTGGAGGATACGATTGCTCATTTCTTAGTGATTTAAGCAAGATTAAACctacaaaaaatacagaaacacttG ATGTATTGTTGGGTGActtttttgaatattttggaAACTTTGATTTCAGAAGGAATTCCATAAATCTTCGAAAG ggaaaggaagTAAATAAACCTGAGTCGTCTCCTCTTTATATCTGGAATCCCTTTGAGCAAGACCTTAATATCAGCAAGAATGTTAATCAGCCACAGCTGGAGAAATTTGTAGCTATGGCCAGAGAAAGTGCCTGGATTTTACAGAAGGAAGATAAAACTCAGCGAATGATCAGTAAAGAGCCTTGGGGACTGGCAGCCCTACTGATACCATTTGGAAAAAGTAATCCCAGCAAGATGAAGAATAGGATGAAAGGAATAGGAAGTGAAACAATCAGAAGCCTCTTGGACTCTTTAAAGTTAAATAATGCAAACAGTCTACAAAAAGCAGTGGGAAAGTGA